The following proteins are co-located in the Apium graveolens cultivar Ventura chromosome 5, ASM990537v1, whole genome shotgun sequence genome:
- the LOC141723366 gene encoding uncharacterized protein At3g28850-like isoform X2, with product MGCATSKQDLVCNNCHKPLTPITRSYSMHVHHPPQRAGDTYHLVALTSTTLGSLKLDSPFIQTHQNDEKLETFHDFSDKKTRNKEFSIGVLEAKSWSKMIDEKIPKVVPRTPVRTPPGEPETIDALELMQGLEDLSPVHRNYRSFSFSVNSNLIQENCKDSCKPLWMEAAKNDVNSDTFVSDFDSDIITQFKKSLEDLPPDNPFHLRPVVGLVADSKTLNGGYKDEVFGKEKVVLYFTSLRGVRKTYEDCCHVRVILKGLNVKVDERDVSMHSGFKEELKELLGSNVGGGLPKVFVGKKYIGGAEEVRRMNEDGQLEKVLDGCEKVDDGGYGLSSGGALCEGCGDVRFVPCETCSGSCKIYYEAEYYDEEEEETEEAEYGFQRCPDCNENGLIRCPFCCN from the coding sequence ATGGGCTGTGCAACATCAAAACAAGACCTGGTCTGCAACAACTGCCACAAGCCATTGACACCCATCACGCGCAGCTACTCAATGCACGTGCACCACCCTCCACAACGCGCCGGTGACACCTACCATCTTGTAGCTCTGACCTCCACTACTCTTGGTTCTTTAAAACTTGACAgcccttttattcaaactcaccAAAATGATGAAAAGTTGGAAACTTTTCATGACTTTAGTGACAAGAAAACAAGAAACAAAGAGTTTTCTATTGGTGTGCTTGAGGCCAAGTCTTGGTCTAAAATGATTGATGAAAAAATACCAAAAGTTGTTCCAAGAACTCCTGTTAGAACCCCTCCTGGTGAGCCTGAGACGATTGATGCATTAGAATTGATGCAAGGGCTTGAAGATTTAAGCCCTGTTCATCGGAATTATCGGAGTTTTTCTTTTAGTGTGAATTCGAATTTGATTCAAGAGAATTGTAAAGATTCTTGTAAGCCATTGTGGATGGAGGCTGCTAAGAATGATGTGAATTCGGATACTTTCGTATCGGATTTTGATTCGGATATTATTACTCAATTTAAGAAATCATTGGAAGATTTGCCACCTGATAATCCATTTCACTTGAGGCCAGTGGTGGGGCTTGTTGCAGACTCGAAGACATTGAATGGTGGTTATAAAGATGAGGTTTTTGGCAAGGAAAAGGTGGTTTTGTATTTCACAAGCTTGAGAGGTGTGAGGAAGACTTATGAGGATTGTTGTCATGTTAGAGTTATTTTAAAAGGGTTGAATGTGAAAGTAGATGAGAGGGATGTTTCGATGCATTCGGGATTCAAGGAGGAGCTGAAAGAGCTATTAGGGAGTAATGTAGGTGGTGGTTTGCCAAAGGTGTTTGTTGGTAAGAAGTACATTGGAGGTGCTGAGGAAGTACGTCGAATGAATGAAGACGGGCAACTTGAGAAGGTTCTTGATGGTTGTGAGAAGGTAGATGATGGCGGTTATGGTCTTAGTAGTGGTGGTGCATTGTGTGAAGGATGCGGGGATGTAAGATTTGTGCCATGTGAGACATGTTCAGGGAGTTGCAAGATATATTATGAAGCTGAGTATTACGATGAGGAAGAAGAAGAAACCGAGGAAGCTGAATACGGGTTCCAAAGATGTCCTGATTGCAATGAGAATGGACTTATCAGGTGTCCATTTTGTTGTAATTAG
- the LOC141723366 gene encoding uncharacterized protein At3g28850-like isoform X1, with amino-acid sequence MGCATSKQDLVCNNCHKPLTPITRSYSMHVHHPPQRAGDTYHLVALTSTTLGSLKLDSPFIQTHQNDEKLETFHDFSDKKTRNKEFSIGVLEAKSWSKMIDEKIPKVVPRTPVRTPPGEPETIDALELMQGLEDLSPVHRNYRSFSFSVNSNLIQENCKDSCKPLWMEAAKNDVNSDTFVSDFDSDIITQFKKSLEDLPPDNPFHLRPVVGLVADSKTLNGGYKDEVFGKEKVVLYFTSLRGVRKTYEDCCHVRVILKGLNVKVDERDVSMHSGFKEELKELLGSNVGGGLPKVFVGKKYIGGAEEVRRMNEDGQLEKVLDGCEKVDDGGYGLSSGGALCEGCGDVRFVPCETCSGSCKIYYEAEYYDEEEEETEEAEYGFQRCPDCNENGLIRSFCYVYSILTLLIK; translated from the exons ATGGGCTGTGCAACATCAAAACAAGACCTGGTCTGCAACAACTGCCACAAGCCATTGACACCCATCACGCGCAGCTACTCAATGCACGTGCACCACCCTCCACAACGCGCCGGTGACACCTACCATCTTGTAGCTCTGACCTCCACTACTCTTGGTTCTTTAAAACTTGACAgcccttttattcaaactcaccAAAATGATGAAAAGTTGGAAACTTTTCATGACTTTAGTGACAAGAAAACAAGAAACAAAGAGTTTTCTATTGGTGTGCTTGAGGCCAAGTCTTGGTCTAAAATGATTGATGAAAAAATACCAAAAGTTGTTCCAAGAACTCCTGTTAGAACCCCTCCTGGTGAGCCTGAGACGATTGATGCATTAGAATTGATGCAAGGGCTTGAAGATTTAAGCCCTGTTCATCGGAATTATCGGAGTTTTTCTTTTAGTGTGAATTCGAATTTGATTCAAGAGAATTGTAAAGATTCTTGTAAGCCATTGTGGATGGAGGCTGCTAAGAATGATGTGAATTCGGATACTTTCGTATCGGATTTTGATTCGGATATTATTACTCAATTTAAGAAATCATTGGAAGATTTGCCACCTGATAATCCATTTCACTTGAGGCCAGTGGTGGGGCTTGTTGCAGACTCGAAGACATTGAATGGTGGTTATAAAGATGAGGTTTTTGGCAAGGAAAAGGTGGTTTTGTATTTCACAAGCTTGAGAGGTGTGAGGAAGACTTATGAGGATTGTTGTCATGTTAGAGTTATTTTAAAAGGGTTGAATGTGAAAGTAGATGAGAGGGATGTTTCGATGCATTCGGGATTCAAGGAGGAGCTGAAAGAGCTATTAGGGAGTAATGTAGGTGGTGGTTTGCCAAAGGTGTTTGTTGGTAAGAAGTACATTGGAGGTGCTGAGGAAGTACGTCGAATGAATGAAGACGGGCAACTTGAGAAGGTTCTTGATGGTTGTGAGAAGGTAGATGATGGCGGTTATGGTCTTAGTAGTGGTGGTGCATTGTGTGAAGGATGCGGGGATGTAAGATTTGTGCCATGTGAGACATGTTCAGGGAGTTGCAAGATATATTATGAAGCTGAGTATTACGATGAGGAAGAAGAAGAAACCGAGGAAGCTGAATACGGGTTCCAAAGATGTCCTGATTGCAATGAGAATGGACTTATCAG GAGTTTTTGTTATGTGTACAGCATATTGACACTTCTTATCAAATAA
- the LOC141661809 gene encoding tubulin alpha chain-like yields MRECISIHIGQAGIQVGNSCWELYCLEHGIQPDGQMPGDKTVGGGDDAFNTFFSETGAGKHVPRAIFVDLEPTVIDEVRTGTYRQLFHPEQLISGKEDAANNFARGHYTIGKEIVDLCLDRIRKLADNCTGLQGFLVFHAVGGGTGSGLGSLLLERLSVDYGKKSKLGFTVYPSPQISTSVVEPYNSVLSTHSLLEHTDVSVLLDNEAIYDICRKSLDIERPSYTNLNRLVSQVISSLTTSLRFDGALNVDITEFQTNLVPYPRIHFMLSSYAPVISAERAYHEQLSVAEITNTAFEPSSMMAKCDPRHGKYMACCLMYRGDVVPKDVNAAVGTIKTKRTIQFVDWCPTGFKCGINYQAPTVVPGGDLAKVQRAVCMISNSTSVAEVFSRIDTKFDLMYAKRAFVHWYVGEGMEEGEFSEAREDLAALEKDYEEVGLESAEDGEDGDDGDEY; encoded by the exons ATGAGGGAGTGCATTTCAATCCACATTGGCCAAGCTGGTATCCAAGTTGGAAACTCTTGCTGGGAGCTTTACTGTCTTGAACATGGCATTCAG CCTGATGGGCAAATGCCTGGTGACAAAACTGTTGGAGGAGGAGATGATGCTTTCAACACTTTCTTCAGTGAAACAGGCGCTGGAAAGCATGTTCCAAGGGCTATCTTTGTAGATCTTGAGCCCACTGTCATTGACGAGGTTCGAACCGGGACTTATCGACAGTTGTTTCATCCTGAACAGCTTATTAGTGGTAAAGAAGATGCTGCTAATAACTTTGCTAGAGGCCACTACACAA TTGGGAAAGAGATTGTGGATTTGTGTTTGGATAGGATTAGGAAATTGGCTGATAATTGTACTGGGCTACAAGGGTTTTTGGTTTTTCATGCTGTTGGAGGTGGGACTGGTTCAGGGCTTGGATCTTTGCTTCTTGAGAGGCTTTCTGTTGATTACGGAAAAAAATCGAAACTTGGTTTCACTGTTTACCCTTCACCTCAGATCTCTACATCTGTTGTTGAGCCTTATAATTCTGTGCTTTCAACTCACTCACTTCTTGAACACACTGATgtttctgttcttcttgataatGAGGCTATTTATGATATTTGTCGTAAATCACTTGATATCGAGAGGCCATCTTACACCAATCTCAACAGGCTTGTTTCTCAG GTTATTTCTTCATTAACTACTTCGCTTCGTTTTGATGGAGCACTGAATGTGGATATCACTGAGTTCCAGACTAATTTGGTCCCTTATCCCAGAATCCATTTCATGCTTTCTTCATATGCACCAGTCATATCTGCAGAGAGGGCTTACCATGAGCAGCTTTCAGTTGCGGAGATCACCAACACTGCTTTTGAGCCATCCTCTATGATGGCTAAATGTGATCCCAGACACGGGAAATACATGGCTTGTTGTTTGATGTACAGAGGAGATGTGGTGCCAAAGGATGTGAACGCAGCAGTGGGAACAATCAAGACAAAGAGGACTATTCAGTTTGTCGATTGGTGCCCAACAGGGTTCAAGTGTGGAATTAACTATCAAGCTCCAACTGTTGTCCCTGGAGGCGATTTGGCCAAGGTGCAGAGGGCTGTGTGTATGATCTCCAATTCAACTAGTGTGGCTGAGGTGTTTTCGAGGATTGATACCAAGTTTGATCTGATGTACGCGAAGAGGGCATTTGTTCACTGGTATGTTGGTGAAGGTATGGAGGAGGGTGAATTCTCAGAGGCTCGAGAGGACTTGGCTGCTTTGGAGAAAGATTATGAAGAGGTGGGACTTGAATCTGCTGAAGATGGCGAGGACGGTGATGATGGTGATGAGTACTAG